One Paenibacillus sp. SYP-B4298 genomic window, TAGATGTCACGGCGTTGCTGTTCCTTACTGGAGTGGCAACGGCCTTTATTAACCTTCAAAGCACTTTTTCCTTGTTCACCCCTTATTGTTTCGATACGAAGAAACAAATCCCCTAGAAGAATTATCAACTCGGAATCATTACCTAACAAATTCGCTTCCTATCCCTTGAAAAATAGAACTTTGTTTCTTTATGTAGGAAAATTAGTATTTTTTTACTATACACTCTTTTGAACAATTACTGTATAATTATTACATTAATTGATTAATTGAGGAGGAATTGTTATGAATATCAAGAAACTAGCAACCGCAACACTGCTAGGCACAGCCCTGGTTGTAGGTAGCTTTAGTACACATGTTGTCCCGGCAAATGCGACTCAAGTTCAAGCTGTAAAAACCCTTGTTTTACAAGTTGGACAATCTATAAATGCTCCTGTAATAATAATGATAAACTATGACTCAGCAGTCGGCCAAACATCAACAGGAGGTCTTAAAGCTATCAAGCCTGGTAGAGCTCTTGTGCAAATTTATGAGAATGGCAGTTGGGTTGATTATGAGATTTTTGTAAGTCAGTAATAAAATAATGGGGGCAATCCGGGGGCAGATCCATCATCCAATGAATGAATCTGTCCCCAGCTGCCCCCAATAAAACCTCTTATACCAGCTCCATTACTGGAATACCTCGCTTAATACAACGTCAGATATTGATCCCGTTCCCATTGGTGAACCTGGGTGCGGTACATATCCCATTCAATCTCCTTCAGCTCGTAAAAATGAGCCAGCGCATGGTCGCCCAGCGCGTCGCAGATGACGCCGTCACGAAGCAGCTCTTCCAGCGCCTCCTTGAGGTCTGCTGGCAGGCTAGGAATGCCTTCGTCCGAGCGCTCCTCATCTGTCATCACATAGATATTGCGATCTGTTGGCGCAGGCAGATGCAGCTTCTCCTTGATGCCGTTCAAACCAGCCTTCAGCATAACAGCCAAGGTCAGGTAAGGGTTCGCAGCAGGGTCAGGGTTACGCACCTCTACCCTGGTGCTCAAGCCGCGTGAGGCCGGAATACGGATCATCGGGCTGCGGTTGCTGGCCGACCAGGCTACATAGCAAGGCGCTTCATATCCAGGCACCAGACGTTTGTACGAATTGACCGTCGGGTTCGTAATGGCTGCACATGCTCTTGCATGCTTTAACAGACCTGCCATGTAATAACGTGCTGTCTGGCTTAGACCAAGCTTGTCGTTCTCGTCGTAGAACGCGTTCTTGTCACCTTGGAACAGCGACTGGTGACAATGCATGCCTGAACCATTTACACCAAATAGCGGCTTCGGCATAAAGGTCGCATGCAATCCGTGCTGACGCGCGACAGTCTTGACGACCAGCTTGAAGGTCTGAATCTGATCGGCTGCCTTAACCGCATCGGCATATTTGAAGTCGATCTCATGTTGGCCAGGCGCAACCTCATGGTGAGATGCTTCAATCTCGAAGCCCATCTCCTCCAGTGTCAGCACGATCTCGCGGCGGCAATTTTCGCCAAGGTCAGTCGGAGCCAAGTCGAAGTAACCTCCCTGGTCATTCAGCTCGGCTGTCGGCTCGCCCTTCTCGTCGGTTTTGAACAGGAAGAACTCCGGCTCAGGACCTACGTTCATGGCAGTAAAGCCCATATCCTCCGCTTCCTTCAGACAACGCTTGAGAATACCGCGCGGGTCTCCGGCGAACGGCGTGCCGTCCGGCATGTAAATATCACAGATCAGACGAGCAACACGGTTCTCTGTTACCCAAGGGAACACTACCCATGTGTCCAGGTCTGGATAAAGGTACATGTCGGATTCCTCGATGCGTACATAGCCTTCAATGGAGGAACCGTCAAACATCATTTTGTTGTCAAGCGCTTTCTCCAGTTGGCTCACTGGAATTTCCACATTTTTGATCGTTCCAAGCAAATCGGTAAATTGCAACCGGATAAAACGAACATTTTGCTCTTCCGCAATGCGCGAGATGTCTTCTCTTGTAAAGCCCACAGTATCCTCTCCTTAGCCTCGTTAGAATTCAAACTTTACTTCTCTCTTGTGCGCCAGCCTGCAGCAGCAGCTATGGCTTGTTGCTATAGAAACGGGACAACTGGCCTTGAATGAGCGAGGCCTTGCCCGGTCTCTTCTCTAGAAGCTGCTGCTTCAACATGCGGTGTAGCTGTGTATCCGACAGCTCGCGGCGCTTCGTCTCCGTCTGATCTGTAATGACGGTTGCTTCCTCGGACTCCTTCGAGACCGGGTTCATTACCTGCTTGATGCCGGCAATGTTGACGCCTTTCTCAATCAATGACTTGATTTCCAGCAAGCGCTCTACATCGTTAAAAGAAAACAGGCGTTGATTGCCATTTGTGCGCGCGGGCACAATCAGCTCATGCTGCTCATAATACCGGATTTGTCTCGCAGTTAAATCCGTCAGCTTCATAACGATTCCGATAGGAAATAATGCCATATTCCTGCGTATTTCGTCAGCCATGCACATCTACCTTCCAATCCTTGTGATATGTTTTTATTGTAACTGTCTTCCAAAAACATGTCAAGTCATGTTAGGTTTGATCACAAATATTCCACGTTTTTCCATGTCTTCAAGTGCAGTCAATACCCCAAATTTTACATGGCTGTACGTAAGCCCGCCTTGCATATAGGCAATATATGGCTCACGAATTGGAGCGTCCGCCGACAGCTCCAGGCTCCCGCCCTGAATGAACGTTCCCGCAGCCATGATGACCGGGTATTCATAGCCCGGCATATCCCATGGCTCAGGAACGACATGTGCGTCCACCGCGGCTGCTCGCTGGATGCCCTGTACGAAGGCGATCAACGCATCCTCCCGTCCAAATCGTATCGCTTGAATCAGGTCAGTCCGTTCTGCATCCCATGCGGGATTCGTCTCGAAGCCCAGCAGTTCCAGCATCGCAGCAGTAAACACAGAGCCCTTGAGCGCTTGTCCCACAAGATGAGGCGCCAGGAACAGTCCCTGATAGGTAGCTCTAAGCGTATCCAGCATCGCCCCGACTTCACCGCCTATGCCAGGCGCAGTCAGACGGTAGGACGCCTTGCGCACCAGCTCCTCCCGGCCGCAAATATAACCGCCTGTGCTGGCAAGTCCGCCGCCCGGATTTTTGATCAGCGACCCAGCCATCAGATCCACTCCGACCTGGGTTGGCTCCAGCTCCTCCGTAAATTCGCCATAACAGTTATCGACGAAGACGATGGCGTCCGGTTTCAGTTGCTTGATTTTCTTCACCATCTGGCCAATTGCGGCAACGGAGAAGGACGTTCGCCATTCGTAGCCGCGCGAGCGCTGGATGCCAATTACCTTCGTGCGGCTTGTCAGCGCCTGCTCCACCTGCTCCCAATTGACCTCCCCGCTGGCAAGCAGCGGAATCTCCTTATAGCCGATGCCGAAGTCCCGCAGCGACCCTGTACCGTCGCCTTCATGGCCAATGACCTTATGAAGCGTATCATACGGCTTGCCCGTGATGTACATCAGTTCATCCCCTGGGCGGAGCGCACCAAACAACGCACAGCTAATCGTGTGCGTTCCCGAAGCAAAATGCGGTCTGACCAGCGCAGCTTCTGCACCAAAGATGTCGGCATAGACGTCATCCAGCACCTCTCTGCCCCGGTCATTGTACCCATAACCGGTAGAACCGGCAAAATGAAAATCGCTTACCTTATGTTTTTGGAATGCCCGGATCACCTTCCAATGGTTCCGTTCGGCAATCCGGTCGCGCTCTTGCAGTCTGGAGGCAGCGTGCCGCTCGGCACGCTCCGCCCACTGCTCCAGTCGCTCCCAGCTCGTCTGTTCATGCTTGTCCACGATGGCGTTGATTCTCCTCTTAAGTTTCCATATATTCGCGCAGCTTATAGCCATGCACTTCGAAATCCTGCTTGTTCAGTTCGATCGTGAGCAGCATCTTGTCATCCTCGACCGTCTGATCCTTGACCTCCCCGCAGCGGTACGCCAGCGCAATCAGATCACCACGTTCTGCCGGCAGCGCAAAACGCTGCGTCTCCCCTGCAAGTCGCAGTTGAATCTGCTCGCGCAGCACGTCTAAATCCTGCTGCGAAAACGCGCTGATCCAGATGGAGTCCGGGCCGCCTGCGATGCGCTGCTCACACAGATCCTTTTTGTTGAATACGGTAAGCTGCGGCTTGTCGGCTGCATTCAACTCGCCCAGAATACGCTGCACAACCTGCATCTGCTCCTCGCGCATCGGAGACGAGCTGTCCACGACATGCAGCACCAGATCAGCCTCGCAGACCTCCTCCAGCGTCGCGCGAAATGCAGCAACAAGATCATGCGGCAGGTTCTGGATGAAGCCCACCGTATCGGTTAACACAATCTCCTTACCGCTAGGAAGCTCCAGGATACGCGAGGTCGGATCAAGTGTAGCAAACAATTGATTCTCCACATAGACATCTGCTGCTGTCAGCTCGCGCAGCAATGTCGACTTGCCGGCATTGGTATAGCCGACAAGCGCTACCTGGGTGACACCGCTTTTGCGCCGCCGCTCGCGGTGAAGCTGCCTGTGTCTGACTACCTCATGCAGCAATGCCTTGAGATCAGTGATGCGATCGCGGATATGGCGACGATCTGTCTCCAGCTTCGTCTCGCCGGGTCCTCTCGTACCGATGCCGCCGCCCAGGCGCGACAGATTTTTGCCATGTCCGGACAACCGAGGCAGCAGATAGCTAAGCTGGGCCAGCTCAACCTGAATAATCCCTTCGCGTGTCTTCGCGCGCTGGGCAAAAATATCCAGAATCAACTGGGTACGGTCGATGATCTTCAGATCGAGCGCTTCCTCCAGGTTCCGCACCTGTGCGCCGGATAATTCCTGGTCGAAGATCGCTGTCGTAGCTCCCAGCTCAGCGGCTATCGCACGCAGCTCCTCCACCTTGCCCTTGCCGATAAAAAACTTGGTATCCGGCGTCTCCAGATTTTGGGTCATCGTTGTCAGCACGTCCACGCCGGCCGTCTCCGCAAGACTGACCAGCTCCTGCAGAGAATGCTCTGAATTTAACCCGCTGCGCTTGATCGCTTGTGTGACGAGACTGACCAGCACGGCGCGATCCTTTAGCTCATTATCTGTCTCATGTGTCGATGGACGCATAGTGTCTATCATGTCTCCTTAGGTCGCTTTATTTTCCCACTTTAAATCCTCCGGACGCAGCGCCATCAGCTCCTGCCTTCCTGGAGACCCTGTCTGGTATTGCCCGAGCAGCCTTACTGCCTGAAAACGAATAGAACGTTCAATAACATTACGTACATAGCGAGCATTGCTGAAGGCATACAGCATCGAACCGCGTTCCTGCATCAGATGCTCGCGCAGCTTGAATAGCGCTTGCGGCAGCAGATGATAATCCCGCTCCTTGGCCATCATCTCCGCAATCTGAATGAGCTGGTCTACCGTGTAATCCGGGAATTCGATCTGAATCGGAAAGCGCGAGGGCAACCCCGGATTCGTCAGCAGAAAGTTCTCGATCTCCAGCGGATAACCAGCCAGGATGAGGACGAACTGATTCTTGTGATCCTCCATCGCCTTGACGAGCGTATCGATCGCTTCCTTGCCGAAATCCTTCTCGCCCCCGCGCG contains:
- the glnA gene encoding type I glutamate--ammonia ligase, whose protein sequence is MGFTREDISRIAEEQNVRFIRLQFTDLLGTIKNVEIPVSQLEKALDNKMMFDGSSIEGYVRIEESDMYLYPDLDTWVVFPWVTENRVARLICDIYMPDGTPFAGDPRGILKRCLKEAEDMGFTAMNVGPEPEFFLFKTDEKGEPTAELNDQGGYFDLAPTDLGENCRREIVLTLEEMGFEIEASHHEVAPGQHEIDFKYADAVKAADQIQTFKLVVKTVARQHGLHATFMPKPLFGVNGSGMHCHQSLFQGDKNAFYDENDKLGLSQTARYYMAGLLKHARACAAITNPTVNSYKRLVPGYEAPCYVAWSASNRSPMIRIPASRGLSTRVEVRNPDPAANPYLTLAVMLKAGLNGIKEKLHLPAPTDRNIYVMTDEERSDEGIPSLPADLKEALEELLRDGVICDALGDHALAHFYELKEIEWDMYRTQVHQWERDQYLTLY
- a CDS encoding MerR family transcriptional regulator, whose protein sequence is MADEIRRNMALFPIGIVMKLTDLTARQIRYYEQHELIVPARTNGNQRLFSFNDVERLLEIKSLIEKGVNIAGIKQVMNPVSKESEEATVITDQTETKRRELSDTQLHRMLKQQLLEKRPGKASLIQGQLSRFYSNKP
- a CDS encoding methionine gamma-lyase family protein — its product is MDKHEQTSWERLEQWAERAERHAASRLQERDRIAERNHWKVIRAFQKHKVSDFHFAGSTGYGYNDRGREVLDDVYADIFGAEAALVRPHFASGTHTISCALFGALRPGDELMYITGKPYDTLHKVIGHEGDGTGSLRDFGIGYKEIPLLASGEVNWEQVEQALTSRTKVIGIQRSRGYEWRTSFSVAAIGQMVKKIKQLKPDAIVFVDNCYGEFTEELEPTQVGVDLMAGSLIKNPGGGLASTGGYICGREELVRKASYRLTAPGIGGEVGAMLDTLRATYQGLFLAPHLVGQALKGSVFTAAMLELLGFETNPAWDAERTDLIQAIRFGREDALIAFVQGIQRAAAVDAHVVPEPWDMPGYEYPVIMAAGTFIQGGSLELSADAPIREPYIAYMQGGLTYSHVKFGVLTALEDMEKRGIFVIKPNMT
- the hflX gene encoding GTPase HflX; its protein translation is MRPSTHETDNELKDRAVLVSLVTQAIKRSGLNSEHSLQELVSLAETAGVDVLTTMTQNLETPDTKFFIGKGKVEELRAIAAELGATTAIFDQELSGAQVRNLEEALDLKIIDRTQLILDIFAQRAKTREGIIQVELAQLSYLLPRLSGHGKNLSRLGGGIGTRGPGETKLETDRRHIRDRITDLKALLHEVVRHRQLHRERRRKSGVTQVALVGYTNAGKSTLLRELTAADVYVENQLFATLDPTSRILELPSGKEIVLTDTVGFIQNLPHDLVAAFRATLEEVCEADLVLHVVDSSSPMREEQMQVVQRILGELNAADKPQLTVFNKKDLCEQRIAGGPDSIWISAFSQQDLDVLREQIQLRLAGETQRFALPAERGDLIALAYRCGEVKDQTVEDDKMLLTIELNKQDFEVHGYKLREYMET